The genomic stretch GGCCAAATTAGTATAGATATTAAGGTACAATATTATCACAATGAACATGACTATTAACGTGCTGACTGCATTAAGCGCTATTAAGTTGTCTATTTTGCATCTCTATTCACATTCTGTTAAATGCATATGTCACTAAGTATCTTCAAACTCGGTTACTCCTGCATACTTTGGGATCGTATCTAAAAGTACCTAACTCTCTCGATgatatgtattacatttattatgacACTATTTAGCCAGACAGAGCTTAGAGACACAATAAAAGAGTTACGCTGAATTTACTATAGCTACGAAGGTACAGTATTGTACAGATTACCACATTAAATGTGCTAAATTAATAACGTGTTGATTGcatttgataaaaacatataacagaGAAGTTGGAAGTTTATGGTTGGTAACAAAAAAGTTAGTTTTGTATAGTAATATgacaattaaattacattatgaaTGTAAAACATCACtaccaaaataatatttcaatgtagTTTATTAGGTATATTAGTGACGTGGTTTTCATATAATCTAAACTCATAGACGAGAAACTTGTGTTTTGCGTTATGACGGTATCAGTCACAATTCGCTGAGGGTCCAGAACACAGGTTACGTCACACAGGCAGTAATTTAAGAGTTCAATTTTCAATGataattgaactgaaaaatgtGTGTGTATTGTATACACAATTTTCTTGCATCAATCtattatgagtaaaaaaaaaatgtttttagttaagttattacttttagtaaaatttaatttatatgatatattagtGTGTTTCTCGAACTGTATTTGTAAGAAATAATATATGATAAGTGGAGGTTTAAagtttgtagtataatatttcataaaagtcGAACATTTTTCCCTATTTTCGGGTTTTTATGTAAACTGTAACCCAGGTCCTTAATTATAcatcttcaaataaaaaaaatttaaatatataatacttaacaACTTTGTGACCTCCCTCAATTTGacatattttctcaaattttccCCATAGGCCTAATTTTAAACTCTTGTTTCCAAATTTTACATCTGTACCATTCAACATCATAAAGCTAAAGTAAAACTTGAaatgtataagtatatttttttgtatttactaaccATCCGATCGTTCTGAAAGCGAAAATACCTGTTATATTGAATGCaaacaatgtttattacatattactaaaataacgCTTCCAAAACATGACAAAGTGTCCAGCTATCATATAAACTTCTAATAACCAaactagaaattttaagaaagctaaactattcatattataacttattaatacCGTTTAAACTGTCATAAGGGGGATTATAAAACGGATTTAAATACGTTTCATTTAGATTATATAGTAACTATCGCcgctttaaaaattgtataaaattgtataaaaattttatgatggaatgaaattttaattaattttgagagTATTTTACGCAAACTCCACACAATCCTGATTGAAGGTTTAATTGTTTATCATTTAATAGCGCTGAAGACCTCTGTTTCATATGCATGTCAAATGTTTTGAGACACAATTCAGTTATACTTCTCTGCATTCAAATATCTTTCATTTACTAACTGCTTACCAtctttatatacatgttttaagtATCAAAggctcatttaaatattaaattaagataattatgcaacattttttaatatttcccaaAGTATGTTTGTTTATCTACTAAATACTTATTAGTTTCTAtattcgttttaaaatttcagttaaaagatatcaaaattacaagaaacacTTAAAACAGATCAAAGCTTTTTCTGATATGTTATGTTGTCACATTTATTGTTTCACGGTAAACAGATACGTAgacaataagttttttattcttttttctaaaatacttctaaatttattctaaagagatttaattcaaaataaatacagatgTGATCAGATATAGTGTAATATTCCACAAAGGAAAAAGTATTAATAGGTTAGAtttctgaatataaaaataatggtattctaaagtagttattaaattatcattgtaaaaatatagcCTGTACATGCTAGAGAAATcgtcaatattaaaaactttgaagGAAGTTCAGGATGATCATAATAAGTAACACAAAACtggaaaattatttgttatttagtttcCCAAACATACAACAAAAGAAAccacattttatttgaaaagtgttcaataaaactttgttttttaattaattcaaatgcttttaacattgtaaatagtgCGGGTCTTCCTTCTTTGAAAGCTTGAACTcgagaaattataattttctcaCAGTAAAAGTCTCATAAGAGACGCTGTTTATAGCTTACTGAAAAATACGTgaacattttaaagctattttaaagcttttacaaatattttcataaattttaagtacAGGTTGTTCCAAAAACCGAGGGTCCTATATTTAGTTATcaataatttacattgaaaacGTAGTTCAAGTTTTACATCTTTTTATAGGTCTTCCAGTACaaagtatatttaaacaaatataatgcaACTATCATTCTTCGTTTCAAAATGGTGCCTAAAAcgtgtaaatgtttttttttttctgtaacgACCAAACTACTTTTTAcatccaaatacaaaaatacatgatTTATAATAGCAATGaaagctttaaaatataatagacatgttttcatgttaaatataatattgactaTCCCAactaattgtaattttgtcaCAAAATCAAAACACTTTGTAAAAATCAGTATCAAAAAGTCGTTAAAAatcttgtttcaaaaattttaaatcatatagcttgttaaattgtataaaataaaaatcaaataaactgaCGGCTCAATACACTTCATAGTGTGTTTTTTATGCTATCCATTCGTTAATTACTATTTTGTTTCCACTTAACCATAAACAACGAAAAATATATACCTGATATAGTAGAATATATCTACTTTTCTTCCAAACATATCATTGCGTCGTCGTATTGcatcataaatgttttcattaagaATGCTATGTATTTCGGTTTTGGGGTTTGCACACATTAGTTTACAGTAGTGCAAGTTTTTCTGAAATTGGTGGTGCTGATCAACCAAATAAAGGGAACCTTGAGAGAAATTGCCTCTCACCTCGAGAGAGTAAAGCCACCTGTAAGTGCTAGTATgttcataaatgaaaaatttgttcattacaattataaataatacaattactcGCATATTcacatcaatatatttttattggcacATGAGATCTGGAATACATCTGAgcaaatatagatttatttcagAAGGTAAGGGTTGCCTCCGGTGAATACGTAAGGAGCACTGACGTATGGAGAAGCTACGTAGGGAGCTGCTGATAAGGGAGCAGCTACGTAAGGAGCAGCAGCCACTGGAGCGGCTACATAGGGAGCAGCGGCCAAGGGAGCGGCAACTGGAGCGGCTACATAGGGAGCAGCGGCGACTGGAGTAGCGATGTTATGGTTGACAGTGTGAGCGTTGTAGCTGGAGGCGAAGGGAGCGACGGCGTAAGGAGCAGCCACTGGGAGCACGGCGGCTGACAGTGCGGAAGAAGTTGCCAAAAGCAAGATCAGAAGAGACGTCTGAAAAAGAAATACGTAAAATActaattgaaaactaaattaattcaagtattttattTGGACCTTATAGTTAAAGATTCAAGCTTCGGTTTAAAAAGTGTAGTCTACCGTCTCCATCAGGCACTCAATCTAGTGCTGAATATATTTATTAGGTATGCGTGCTTGAAAAGgagtaaatgtttgaaataaaccacttaaaatttattaagctTCATTTAGCAGTGATTAAGCTTTGGACgagtagaataaaatttaagttgttaATCCACTGAGTCAGTGATTCTCCAGTACGAGTTGTAAAGCATTTTTGGGACTAATTCATCATTTTCAGCTAATACAACTCTCTTTGATATCATGTTATACTTATATCAAatcaatttaatcaaaataatttgtgtcgtcttttaaatttattaatgtgttgtgttgtgtgtgtgtacaaTAAGCGAAGTGACTAACTATATCGATAACACATACTGTATATTTCAACAAGCTTCtcaatttatttgttgtaatgtattttactgtaacttataaaactatatttatttttattaaagtattatgtTGATCTTTGTGATCAAACATTCTCATTGCAAATCttattgtgataaattattaGGAGCTGTATATTactacaaaatacaaatttatcataaacttgtaaaatgaaacatagcataaaatatagaataattattaattttaacgaaAAGATCAGTTATTACAGGAATTCAGTTTATTTCACATTATGACGATAATCATGTAgtaatacaagttatattttaatcttagGATATCAGACTTTTGCTGGAAACATTaaaatgagaattttattttttatttaaagaatatctAAACCATTTATCTAATTCTATGTAACAACAATCGTTAATGGTTCAtgaaatatagtataatttattagtttaatccCCACTAAAATGTACGTCAAATTTTAAACACTGGTATTTTAGATTGTTAAACTTACTGTGTATTGAATTAATTGTGTAGGCTACATTtagcaataattaatattattgcatTACGTTAGAACagaaagttatataatttattttatacgaaCACTTTGTACTTGATTATGATTTGCAAAATACAGGCAGAAAATACATGGAAAGCAAAAGTGAAATGTTATTCATGATTTTTgattttatatctaaaacaaaatgttaaaaggtGAATAAATATCTTTTCTAATCAATACTACGTAGTACGTACCAAAGAGCTGAAGGATGCCATGGCTAGTGATGGTTGGATGTCTTCTGTAGGGACAGTAGCGATTATATATGTGGTGTCCGGGCTTCTGTAATCGAGGCAAGGCTAAGTTGGTCAATAGGACTTGTGTAATGGCCCTTGGCAGTACGAGCCAAAGAATACACTTTGAGAACTTTTTACTATCTATACAATCATCCTTCATATAGTCTCTATcaatgttaataaatgttaactCAACTTACTATACTATTTGGATGGGTTTGAAactataatgaatataaaaggACTCGAATGAAAGGGAAGGCTGTTCCCTTCTATCGGACATGTCTGTAAAAAAAGTTGTATAACACATTATAACAAACTGTAGCCTACTACACGATATCAATCCTTACTTCTGCTATATCCAGATTGAGTGTAGATTACATAGTGCTACTAATCACCGTTACCGATGACTAGTAGTTCCGTCTTAGTCTTAGTGTTAGTTCCGTCTTCAGTTCCGTCTTAGCGGTAGAGAGTGTTTCGGTAGGTCGTCGCATCAATGGTAACGAGCAAGGACTTTAGGACACGATCAAATCAGATCAAATCTGTTTAATTGCTGtgacaataattacacaatatggcaaacgtcaattaaaTAAGGATATCCCAAAATTTCTGTCATTCATACACAAACTCTTTACAACCATGTTTCTTTCATTAATCGCCAATGCAACACACTTCAAACAGCGGGGTCAGTCTTTTAATTGGGCCAAAACTCACCTACATTATAAAATACCTGATACTCTAAGAAGCGTTTTAGACGAGTCTTGGAGTTTAGGGCGTTTTATGCTTCAACGCCTAAGACGTTGACGTATCTTTGAtcgaattgggcagtctgttgaagatttgaacacccgcttgtgagtgcaggcgttcataaaccaccgctctatgtctaccagttcggtagctTGCTCTGCCACTCGTCTCGTACGTGTGTATGCCTTGGCTTCTGGTTAAGGCAcatgtattcataaaaaaaaagttgtttccatAATGTTGAGATATGGCAGTTagcagctgcaatttcttgaaaggtTAACTGaacgactctctgaatttgatttttgcaaTGATTcgaataactttatttttgtggTCTGAATTCTCTGTgagagtgtttgcgcaagctccccaaaggatcactccataggTCAGATTggggtatatcaagccataaCAAGCCGTAACTAGTACcagacttgggcagtattttgctaatgAAATCAGAAGaaagatgcctgagcagattttggcgcaaacatcaatgtgctcattccatgtcagcccccgatcgaggtacattcctaggaattttgaagagcttacttcgtccagtgtggagtcagccaTCAAGATGGCAAGTCTACATTGGTTGCCCGCagtgcttataaaataaaatataaattcaaaacgttggttttttaagagtttattttaaGGTTGAGGTTGTTGAAGTATTGAACACAGTTGTGATATCAACAAAAGTCTGTTGTTCCAAAATTTCGCTAgatcttgcattgaaaaagagagtcgtatcatctgcaaactACAATATTCTTCCATACACAAGTGATGactctatgtcattgacataaagcaggaaaagcacaggactcaGGATAGACCCCTAGAGGACTAAATACCTAAGTTCTATTGGCttggatgatttattttatatctggAAAACTTGGGATCTATGGCTGAGATATTagctaagccatttaaaaggcacgcctcgaatgccgtgggagtCTAGTTTGTCGAGCAATATactgtggtcaacacagtcgaatgctttggacaggtccaggaacacactcattATGTGGTCCCGACATTCAATCTCCTCTAGAATCATATCGACAAAGCTAACGACTGCGTCGGTCGACGATTTACCCTTTCTGATCCAAAGATAGATTTCTCTGTTTATCTGAGACCTAattatatttgtcaaaaaattaagtattttataagaaaaagcttgCTTAATACTAGCataattgagacaggccggtattTATTTTGGAAGATGAGCCATCTTCCTTTAAAATTAGgacaacttttgcaattttaagaGAGGTGCGAACACtcctgtttgaaataaataattcactaattgagctaagggtctcactaaatgctagCAGCATTTTTAAAGAGCCACGTGTACATCAGATTGAGCTCATTTGATTGCTGGCTGGGAACTGAATAACTGgttgaagctcatcctcaacaacaggcgccaacaccattgatgCTGCTGGGCTCTGccttcgcgaggggcgtactttAAGGTCAGATGTCCAAGGACCTTACCCATCAGCAACGGATGTGAAAAACCCATTAAACCGACTAGCAATCTCAGTCTCTTCCTCCACAAGTCTATCCCCAATTTTAGTTTGGTTTGTTTTTGTGCTTTTGTTTGATTGTTTATGATGCCtcaagttgtttttgaaacatttttgaagaGAGAATCGATTTGGAGACATCTTATAGTTACGCAGTTTaggttattttcttataattccaaaacaattttgaacttttaatttGAAGTGtctttactgttattaattaatttcgaACATAAATTTCGGTTcctctctagaaactaaaatctCCGGTGTGATCCAATTGTATTTTCCTTGAGATTCATCGCTTTTGTAGAGCAGCAGATGTTAACATGAAAATTTATAGTGacggtaaacaattaaaaatgctgCTCTACGAGTTAacgaatttagaaaattccatatTACTTTAGAAAGGGAAATGTTGAGGTGAACGTGTTCTGGCTTTATGTCTCTAACTGATTGTTTAACTTTGGGCTCCCTTTTAAGTTGTGTCCCACTAATGACGGCCTCTTGGCTGAAGTAGTCAGATATAGTTGTATTCACCACAGACCTGAGACACTTGGATGATTGGTGATGATGTTGTCGATAATAGATTTTGTTGTAGCCGTTACTCTCCTCAGAGATTTGACTAGCAAATCAAGGTCAAATGACCTATAAGTAAATCGACCGATTGAATTGTTGCATGGTGAGTTTTGTCCAACATGTCGATGTTGTGAAATCTCCCAAAACAACAAAATTCTGACGAGGGTTATTCAGACATGTcagaatatttagaatttttaaaagacGGTGTCTTCGTTTCCACTGGAAGACCTGTAAATTCCTTTCACGGcgaattttgataattttgtttgaagtttgatcccgactgcttcgaAATGTTTTTCGATTGAATGCTGGGTCTGAAAGGGGGCTGACAAGAAATTATGTTTGTGAAAAATGGCAACTCCTCCACCTCTGGAGTGGGGTCGGCAATACGCGGAAGccaaattgtaaattataattttgcacaGTGCTATGTTATCCCTTTTGAAACCGTCTGCCTTTATTACTAGGAGATCTAGTTTCAGATCCTCACACATGAATTGGATTTGATCAAATTTTTTGGTTGCAAATTAgtaattttgatgaagcagtcttattttagttttttatatatatatatatatttgttatttcaaagGTATATATTTAACTGCTTCCGTGTAGCTGTTGAAAGGCAGCGTCCAATGCCAATCAGGACTAAGCGGCATACAGGAGACCGCAATGTCGACAGCCGGCTCCGTGACAGCGATTTCCGGAGCCTCAACACCAGTGGCAGATAATGGCAGCAGTAGTGACAGCAGCGGCGATGGCAGTGATGGAGACGGTTGTGGTGATGTTAACCCTTTCTCTGCTAACATCCCGTCTAGGTATTACACAGTATTACAGTAATGCCGTGTTATTAGGTAGAAATACAAGACACCATATAACAACTATTAATTGAACTTTCATCCACAccaaatttcaaaagttatacATTCgcatttaatgtatttataattagtgctaatatttttattttctaactcgGCTTTGTACAATCGTATTTTCCCTTTGGATTTCAGTCGAATAGTCAAACTTATTCCAGCGTTATAGATATAAgttatctttactttttttattaaattttaacttcttgtctatacattcaaatgttgtttattacCCTTAAAGCACCCAAATAATATAACACTCCAGCTCAACTGCACAATAATTCCATAAAGTTacgaaagaaattaaaatgtttatcctGTCAGAAACGTAATcataatgattaataatttatttacagaaatatccATTTTCATGAATCTTCATTTTCAAGTTAGAGCTGAATGAGATAATGATCTGTTTTAGAACTAattagacaattttttaaatttttattaaaaaaacgtttattttattctggatcatttacattattttacaaaagactATTTTAATCACCTAATTATTTGCATCCTTGTGCAACTACTAAATGGAATCCAAAGATTCGTATGTTGTTTGATAGTCTCGGTAGATTAGCCTACTCTGTCGTACGCAGTACAAAGTATTTTGTGAAGCTAGCTTGGAGGGAGCTACAATGATCTGATATGTCATTCAAAATTGTTTGCCTCAGGAGAAGTTCGTTCTCTTTAATAAAAGATTCAAGAGATGGGAACAATGACACTTGGCTTTTCTTTGCTTCCCCTTCTGCAAATCTTAGTTTTAGTTTCACACTATTGATTTTGTCCATAACTTGGAATGGGGTGTTATAGCTGCCTTGTAGTTTCCTGTTAACATCATTTAACATACTGAATATGTCTGCCAAATAAGCCAGTCGGCTCAACCATAATACATCTGAAAAACGGTCACGATACTGAAAGTCTGTGTCGgatagaaaaatcaatatttcatgtCGAAGTTCAAAAACTCGAGATATCACTCTTCCTCTCGACAACCACCTTACTTCCGTGTGCAGAAGTAATTGTTTGTGAATACTATCCATTTCATCACATAAATTATGGAAAAGGCGTGAGTTTAGTGCTCTGGCTTTAATGAAATTTACTGTCTTAACTGCTTCATTCAGTACATTTTTCAGCTCTGCTGGACATCTCTTTGTAACCAAGGCTTCTCGGTGAAGACTAAAATGAATAAACTTTGCCTTTGGGCTTACTTGCTGCACTTGAGTAACAACTCCCTTATGAACTCCAGCCATTGCATTTGCCCCATCTGTGCAAATTCCTACACATTTTTCCCAGTTcaactcgttttttttttttttcgaataaATGTGtctaattttccaaatatttcatctGCATTTGTGTGTGAAGGCAAGTTTTGGCAAAATAACATGTCTTCTCCGACAGTATTTCCATCTTCGTACCTAACATAACATATTAGCTGAGCCATGTTAGTTACGTCAGTCGTTTCATCAATttgaatagcaaaatatttgctttttttatttttatgagtaatGTTTCCTTTACATTAGCAGCCATGTCACTAATTTTTCTTGAAACTGTATTGTTTGAAAGCGAAAGTGAATCAATCTGTTTAGCCTCATTTTGTCCTAACATGGTTGACACAATGTCTTTAGTTGCTGGCAGTATTAATGTTTCCCCAATAGTATGTGGTTTGCCCTCTTGAGCAATTCTAAGACTAACTTTATAGGAAGCCTCAACcgcttttaaattcaaact from Homalodisca vitripennis isolate AUS2020 chromosome 2, UT_GWSS_2.1, whole genome shotgun sequence encodes the following:
- the LOC124355679 gene encoding calphotin-like: MLAEKGLTSPQPSPSLPSPLLSLLLPLSATGVEAPEIAVTEPAVDIATSLLILLLATSSALSAAVLPVAAPYAVAPFASSYNAHTVNHNIATPVAAAPYVAAPVAAPLAAAPYVAAPVAAAPYVAAPLSAAPYVASPYVSAPYVFTGGNPYLLK